In a single window of the Amycolatopsis sp. cg5 genome:
- a CDS encoding MaoC family dehydratase N-terminal domain-containing protein: MGLDRSFAGREYPAGEPYEVGREKIREFAAALGIEGHDGLVAPPTFPIVLALRAAERVTREPGLGFDHTRTVHREQRFEHHRPVRAGDRLTVRVTVLDVKSIAGTDVLVTKEEIGTVTGEPVCTTVTTLIAGGGR; encoded by the coding sequence ATGGGCCTCGACCGCTCGTTCGCAGGCCGCGAGTACCCGGCGGGCGAGCCGTACGAGGTCGGCCGTGAGAAGATCCGCGAATTCGCCGCCGCGCTGGGCATCGAGGGGCACGACGGGCTCGTCGCACCGCCGACCTTCCCCATCGTGCTCGCGCTGCGCGCGGCCGAGCGGGTGACGCGGGAACCGGGGCTGGGCTTCGACCACACCCGCACCGTGCATCGTGAGCAGCGGTTCGAACACCATCGGCCGGTGCGCGCGGGCGACCGCCTGACCGTGCGTGTCACCGTGCTCGACGTCAAGTCGATCGCGGGCACCGACGTGCTGGTGACCAAGGAGGAGATCGGCACCGTCACCGGGGAGCCGGTCTGCACCACGGTCACCACGCTGATCGCGGGTGGCGGGCGATGA
- a CDS encoding FAD-dependent monooxygenase: MKTDAVIAGGGPVGLMLACELGLSGVDVVVLERTTARPADARAWGLHARTAETLDRRDLLSTLLVGERVAWPKMPFAGMWPLLQLHPVNADHPYLLNVSQIQVEEVLEARARELGVVIKRGHELTGLAQDADGVAVEATGPDGTYNLHTGYLIGCDGGRSTTRKLAGIGFPGTDPTVGGMLCDCTLPTMATEKRGITRTPGGTVNINPRPNGVVRIVTTEFGRPHPDRDAPVTIEEFRAAVGRILGRDLEITDPSFMTRFGDATRQADRYREGRVLLAGDAAHVHFPYGGLGLNLGLQDAANLGWKLAARIQGRAPDSLLDTYHAERHPVAAEVLEYSRTQLALLDPHRNVTALRSLFQHLLDIPEANRYLAELVSGASTRYPSTEDADPLTGRFARDLALKTADGETTLVTLLRQGKPVLLDLAADPAPLTAAGRWADSVHLLAARCDDPPSPALLVRPDGYVAWAGTDTDSLTRTLTSWFGEPTTPVQR, from the coding sequence ATGAAGACCGACGCGGTCATCGCGGGCGGTGGGCCGGTCGGGCTCATGCTCGCCTGCGAACTGGGCCTGTCCGGCGTGGACGTGGTGGTGCTCGAACGCACCACCGCGCGCCCCGCCGACGCGCGCGCCTGGGGCCTGCACGCCCGCACCGCCGAGACACTGGACCGGCGGGACCTGCTCAGCACCCTGCTGGTCGGCGAGCGGGTCGCCTGGCCGAAGATGCCGTTCGCCGGCATGTGGCCGCTGCTGCAGCTGCATCCGGTGAACGCGGACCACCCGTATCTGCTCAACGTCTCGCAGATCCAGGTCGAGGAGGTGCTCGAAGCCCGCGCGCGGGAACTCGGGGTGGTGATCAAGCGCGGGCACGAGCTGACCGGGCTGGCCCAGGACGCCGACGGGGTCGCCGTCGAGGCGACCGGCCCGGACGGCACGTACAACCTGCACACCGGGTACCTCATCGGCTGCGACGGCGGCCGCAGCACCACCCGCAAGCTGGCAGGCATCGGCTTCCCCGGCACCGATCCCACGGTCGGCGGCATGCTCTGCGACTGCACGCTCCCGACGATGGCGACCGAGAAGCGCGGCATCACCAGGACACCGGGCGGCACGGTCAACATCAATCCCCGGCCGAACGGCGTGGTCCGCATCGTCACCACCGAGTTCGGCAGGCCGCACCCCGACCGCGACGCGCCGGTGACGATCGAGGAGTTCCGCGCCGCGGTCGGCCGGATACTCGGCAGGGACCTGGAAATCACGGACCCGTCGTTCATGACCCGCTTCGGTGACGCCACCCGCCAGGCCGACCGCTACCGCGAGGGCCGGGTCCTGCTGGCGGGCGACGCGGCGCACGTGCACTTCCCGTACGGCGGCCTCGGCCTCAACCTGGGTCTGCAGGACGCCGCCAACCTGGGCTGGAAGCTCGCCGCCCGTATCCAGGGCCGCGCTCCGGACAGCCTGCTCGACACCTACCACGCCGAACGCCACCCGGTTGCCGCCGAGGTGCTCGAGTACAGCCGCACCCAGCTGGCGCTGCTGGACCCGCACCGCAACGTCACGGCACTGCGCTCGCTTTTCCAGCACCTGCTGGACATCCCCGAGGCGAACCGCTATCTGGCCGAGCTCGTCTCCGGCGCGAGCACGCGCTATCCGTCCACAGAGGACGCCGATCCGCTCACCGGCCGGTTCGCCCGCGACCTGGCGCTGAAGACCGCGGACGGCGAGACGACACTGGTCACCCTGCTGCGCCAAGGCAAGCCGGTGCTGCTCGACCTCGCGGCCGACCCCGCGCCGCTGACCGCGGCCGGGCGTTGGGCGGACTCCGTCCACCTGCTGGCCGCACGCTGTGACGACCCGCCGTCACCCGCCCTGCTCGTCCGCCCGGACGGCTACGTGGCCTGGGCTGGCACCGACACGGACTCGCTCACCCGGACCCTCACGTCCTGGTTCGGCGAACCCACGACCCCGGTCCAGCGCTGA
- a CDS encoding acyl carrier protein produces MPELTITDLKSVVEQCVGTDGVSTIGESTLDTAWDELGLDSLAVFEVVTRLQDTLGVRIPDEDVDTFKTPRLLLDSVNSTLRNA; encoded by the coding sequence ATGCCGGAACTGACCATCACCGATCTCAAGTCCGTCGTCGAGCAGTGCGTGGGCACGGACGGCGTCTCGACGATCGGCGAAAGCACGCTCGACACCGCGTGGGACGAGCTCGGCCTCGACTCGCTGGCCGTGTTCGAGGTCGTCACCAGGCTGCAGGACACGCTCGGGGTGCGGATCCCCGACGAGGACGTCGACACCTTCAAGACCCCGCGCCTGCTGCTCGACTCGGTCAACAGCACGCTCCGGAACGCCTGA
- a CDS encoding methyltransferase, whose translation MTENGIDRGSLLAMMTAFKSTYLLRAALELRVFDALAKGPADPDDVAAMLRTNPRATRGLLRGLASAGLIEADGEQFQLSGGAKELLVTTSPQYCGGIVRVAASDWEWDAMRDLADVVRHGGTRLETNAETPDFPYWVDFATHLTFATKPGAEFVADLVGPWAEGRETLDVLDVGAGHGLFGFALAARDERATVSTQDWPDVLEVAKGHAKRLGVDDRVDYLPGDAFEVELQREYDVIILGNFLFQFAASRCIDLTRKLVSALKPGGKVVIVGFMPVDGPPAADYHAHMLNLLMLAWTERGELHSPVMYRKILSSAGLANIEVREKPGLPLRVVSGELA comes from the coding sequence ATGACCGAAAACGGCATCGACCGCGGCTCGCTGCTGGCGATGATGACGGCGTTCAAGTCGACTTATCTGCTGCGCGCGGCGCTGGAGCTGCGGGTGTTCGACGCGCTCGCCAAGGGCCCCGCCGACCCGGACGACGTCGCCGCGATGCTGCGCACGAATCCGAGGGCGACCCGCGGCCTGCTGCGCGGGCTCGCCTCGGCCGGGCTGATCGAGGCCGACGGCGAGCAGTTCCAGCTTTCCGGCGGCGCGAAGGAGCTGCTCGTCACCACCAGCCCGCAGTACTGCGGCGGCATCGTGCGCGTCGCGGCGAGCGACTGGGAATGGGACGCCATGCGCGACCTCGCCGACGTCGTCCGGCACGGCGGCACCCGGCTGGAGACCAACGCGGAAACCCCCGATTTCCCTTACTGGGTGGACTTCGCGACGCACTTGACCTTCGCGACCAAGCCGGGAGCCGAGTTCGTCGCCGACCTGGTCGGGCCGTGGGCCGAAGGCCGCGAGACGCTCGACGTGCTCGACGTCGGCGCCGGGCACGGCCTGTTCGGCTTCGCGCTCGCCGCGCGCGACGAGCGCGCCACAGTGTCCACACAGGACTGGCCGGACGTGCTGGAGGTGGCCAAGGGCCACGCGAAGCGGCTCGGCGTCGACGACCGGGTCGACTACCTGCCTGGCGACGCGTTCGAGGTCGAGCTCCAGCGCGAGTACGACGTGATCATCCTGGGCAACTTCCTCTTCCAGTTCGCCGCGAGCCGCTGCATCGACCTGACACGCAAGCTCGTGAGCGCGCTGAAACCGGGCGGGAAGGTGGTGATCGTCGGCTTCATGCCGGTCGACGGCCCGCCCGCCGCCGACTACCACGCGCACATGCTGAACCTGCTGATGCTCGCGTGGACCGAACGCGGCGAGCTCCACTCGCCGGTGATGTACCGCAAGATCCTGTCCAGCGCCGGGCTGGCGAACATCGAGGTCCGGGAAAAGCCGGGCCTGCCGCTGCGCGTGGTCAGCGGTGAGCTGGCCTGA
- a CDS encoding nucleotide disphospho-sugar-binding domain-containing protein has protein sequence MRVLVNALVPTHLLPMIPLTWALRAAGHEVVFLGKADSVRTAHEAGLPTRLVGPDDGGARRPPVRRKDPFSAPGSSTTLPSLDPERIAMLGQRWRDDLEEYVDDYAAFARGWGADLIITDSMEFSGQVVAAALGIPGVVHRWGIDNFSSILVEPLKKALHDTCVRLGGSGIGDPALTVDPCPPSVQSPNIPVASPIRFLPYNGTAAVPEWTLERAAGRRICLSFGLWSAESLAKGGEFASVIEGTGQAVAKLGDAEAVLLVPQEYHADLGPLPDGVRAVGTLPINQVMRHCDLVVHHGGAGTALTALANAVPQVIVAQDGPLLVPNAERVHASGGGLAIIGERDRADAGLIGQSIVDVLETPSYAEAAERVRAEIQAQPEPSEIVKALELL, from the coding sequence ATGCGTGTGCTGGTGAATGCGCTGGTGCCGACCCATCTGCTGCCGATGATCCCGCTCACCTGGGCGTTACGGGCGGCCGGTCACGAGGTCGTCTTCCTCGGCAAGGCCGACTCGGTGCGCACCGCGCACGAGGCCGGGTTGCCGACCAGGCTGGTCGGCCCGGACGACGGCGGCGCGCGGCGGCCACCGGTGCGGCGCAAGGATCCCTTCTCCGCGCCAGGGTCGAGCACCACGCTGCCCTCGCTGGACCCCGAGCGCATCGCCATGCTCGGGCAGCGCTGGCGTGACGACCTCGAGGAGTACGTCGACGACTACGCGGCCTTCGCCCGCGGCTGGGGCGCCGACCTGATCATCACCGACTCGATGGAGTTCAGCGGCCAGGTGGTCGCCGCCGCGCTCGGCATCCCCGGCGTGGTGCACCGCTGGGGCATCGACAACTTCAGCTCGATACTGGTGGAGCCGCTGAAGAAGGCGCTGCACGACACGTGCGTGCGCCTCGGCGGCAGTGGCATCGGCGACCCGGCGCTCACCGTCGACCCGTGCCCGCCCAGCGTGCAGTCGCCGAACATCCCGGTCGCGTCGCCGATCCGGTTCCTGCCGTACAACGGCACCGCGGCCGTTCCCGAGTGGACACTGGAACGCGCGGCGGGCAGGCGGATCTGCCTGTCCTTCGGCTTGTGGTCGGCGGAATCACTGGCCAAGGGCGGCGAGTTCGCCTCGGTGATCGAGGGAACCGGCCAGGCGGTGGCGAAACTCGGCGACGCCGAGGCAGTTCTGCTTGTCCCCCAGGAGTATCACGCCGACCTCGGCCCGCTCCCCGACGGCGTGCGTGCCGTCGGCACGCTGCCGATCAACCAGGTGATGCGGCACTGCGACCTGGTGGTGCACCACGGCGGCGCCGGCACGGCGCTGACCGCGCTGGCCAACGCGGTGCCCCAGGTGATCGTCGCCCAGGACGGCCCGCTGCTGGTGCCCAACGCCGAGCGGGTGCACGCCAGCGGCGGCGGGCTGGCGATCATCGGCGAGCGGGACCGGGCCGACGCCGGGCTCATCGGCCAGTCGATCGTCGACGTGCTCGAAACCCCGTCCTACGCCGAGGCCGCCGAGCGGGTCCGCGCCGAGATCCAGGCACAACCCGAGCCATCCGAGATCGTCAAGGCTTTGGAACTGTTGTGA
- the rfbA gene encoding glucose-1-phosphate thymidylyltransferase RfbA: MKGIILAGGTGSRLYPLTRSISKQLLPVYDKPMIYYPLSVLMLAGIREILVISTPLELPLFERLLGDGSRLGLEITYAEQPVPRGLADAFLVGADHIGDDEVALILGDNIFHGPRFSEVLRRHARNIDGCVLFGYPVTDPERYGVGETDADGRLISIEEKPAHPKSDRAITGLYFYDNDVVDIARGLRPSARGELEISDVNQVYLDAGKAKLVDLGRGFAWLDTGTHNSLMDAGQYIQILEHRQGVRIACLEEVALRVGFIDIDTCYRLGEESANSGYGQYVMDIAVRAGSAHLTPQLARKGTP, from the coding sequence GTGAAAGGCATCATCCTCGCCGGTGGCACCGGCAGCAGGCTGTACCCGCTCACCCGCAGCATCTCCAAGCAGCTGCTGCCCGTCTACGACAAGCCGATGATCTACTACCCGCTCTCGGTGCTGATGCTGGCCGGGATCCGGGAGATACTGGTCATCTCCACCCCGCTGGAGCTGCCGCTGTTCGAGCGGCTGCTCGGCGACGGTTCCCGGCTCGGGCTGGAGATCACCTACGCCGAGCAGCCCGTGCCTCGCGGGCTCGCCGACGCGTTCCTGGTCGGCGCCGACCACATCGGCGACGACGAGGTCGCGCTCATCCTCGGCGACAACATCTTCCACGGCCCCCGGTTCTCCGAGGTGCTGCGCCGCCACGCCAGGAACATCGACGGCTGCGTGCTGTTCGGTTATCCGGTCACCGACCCGGAACGGTACGGGGTCGGCGAGACCGACGCCGACGGCAGGCTGATCTCCATCGAGGAGAAGCCGGCGCACCCGAAGTCGGACCGGGCGATCACCGGGCTCTACTTCTACGACAACGACGTCGTCGACATCGCGCGGGGGCTGCGGCCGTCCGCGCGGGGCGAGCTGGAGATCAGCGACGTCAACCAGGTCTATCTCGACGCTGGCAAGGCGAAACTCGTCGACCTCGGGCGCGGGTTCGCCTGGCTCGACACCGGGACGCACAACTCGCTGATGGACGCCGGGCAGTACATCCAGATCCTCGAACACCGCCAAGGCGTCCGGATCGCGTGCCTGGAGGAAGTCGCGCTGCGCGTGGGCTTCATCGACATCGACACCTGCTACCGGCTCGGCGAGGAGTCCGCCAATTCCGGGTACGGACAGTACGTGATGGACATCGCGGTCCGCGCCGGCTCGGCACACCTGACGCCGCAGCTGGCCAGAAAGGGCACACCATGA
- a CDS encoding beta-ketoacyl-ACP synthase 3, producing MTPTLQAAEPSHARVLGVGAYRPRRVVTNPEVCAHIDSTPEWIESRSGIRTRRFAGPDETLCAMAVSAGKAALADAGIDPDQLDCVIVASMSNLVQTPPLSVLVADELGARNSAGFDLSAACAGFCHALAVAGDLVRAGSARQVLVIGAERMTDIVDRTDRTIAFMFADGAGAAVVGSSAEPGIGPVVRWADGRSRGGLYMNTTWAQFRDDPTLEWPAMKMDGQRVFRWVVENAVPAAKEALRRAGIGVGDLAAFIPHQANVRMIEVLADRLGLPAAVAVSRDVVTAGNTSAASIPLAMRAMLDAGAAEPGGAALLIGFGAGLNYAGQVALLPGRS from the coding sequence GTGACCCCAACGCTGCAGGCCGCCGAACCGTCCCACGCACGGGTGCTCGGCGTCGGTGCGTACCGGCCGCGCCGGGTGGTGACCAACCCCGAGGTGTGCGCGCACATCGACTCGACGCCGGAATGGATCGAAAGCCGGTCGGGGATCAGGACACGCCGGTTCGCCGGGCCTGACGAGACCTTGTGCGCCATGGCCGTTTCCGCGGGGAAGGCCGCGCTGGCGGACGCCGGGATCGACCCGGACCAGCTCGACTGCGTGATCGTGGCGAGCATGTCGAACCTGGTGCAGACGCCGCCGCTTTCGGTGCTGGTGGCCGACGAGCTCGGCGCGCGCAACTCGGCCGGGTTCGACCTTTCCGCCGCCTGCGCGGGTTTCTGCCACGCGCTCGCCGTCGCGGGCGATCTGGTGCGCGCGGGCAGCGCGCGGCAGGTGCTGGTGATCGGCGCGGAGCGGATGACCGACATCGTCGACCGGACCGACCGCACGATCGCGTTCATGTTCGCCGACGGCGCCGGCGCGGCGGTGGTCGGCTCGTCCGCCGAGCCGGGCATCGGCCCGGTGGTCCGCTGGGCCGACGGGCGCTCGCGCGGCGGGCTTTACATGAACACCACCTGGGCACAGTTCCGTGACGACCCGACCCTCGAGTGGCCCGCCATGAAGATGGACGGTCAGCGGGTTTTCCGCTGGGTGGTGGAAAACGCGGTGCCCGCGGCCAAGGAAGCCTTGCGGCGCGCGGGAATCGGCGTCGGCGACCTGGCCGCGTTCATCCCGCACCAGGCGAACGTCCGGATGATCGAAGTGCTGGCCGACCGGCTCGGGCTGCCCGCCGCGGTGGCCGTCTCGCGGGACGTGGTCACCGCGGGCAACACCTCGGCCGCGTCCATCCCGCTCGCCATGCGGGCCATGCTCGACGCCGGCGCCGCCGAACCCGGCGGCGCGGCGCTGCTGATCGGGTTCGGCGCCGGGCTCAACTACGCGGGCCAGGTCGCCCTGCTGCCGGGACGCTCCTGA